The following DNA comes from Hordeum vulgare subsp. vulgare chromosome 3H, MorexV3_pseudomolecules_assembly, whole genome shotgun sequence.
TCTGGCTGTCGGGACCACCTCACTTgcctaaaaaaaaaaaaaacttgcctCGCCAAACCGCCAACCACCTCCGTCGATCCGACTGGTTCAAAGAAAAAGCCAAACATTCATTCGTTCAGTAGAAAAACCGACTTCTGAATTTTATTGGATAAATAAATTCATACGTTCAAAAAAATAATCATGGATTTACTTGAGAAATTCCCACACTTGCAAAAAATGTGCTCGCAATTAAGTAGTTGTGGTGAGTTAGACATGGATGCATACGCTTGACGGGGCATGTCTGTCAGTCAAGGAGGCCTCCGGCTGCTTGGACTGCTTCCAGGGAGCTGCCGACTGGTGTCAACTTCAGCTTGTCTCCACCACCAAAGTGCTTCTTCCTTGcccgttcaaaaaaaaaaaagtgctTCTTCCTTGATCTGCTGCCTCCATATATATTCCACATCAGAATGCCACAGCAAAACATAAAGCAGATcaggaatgagcaaagatgagcaATCTGGCAAGTCTCCAACATAAAAAAAGAAGTTGATATGCAATCTCTGAGGACGACATTTACCGAACAGAGCGTTTTACTAATGTAAGATTTCCTCGGATGTACATTTCTTACCGACAAAATCACCAAACAACACATTATACAGATGtattctttttataatcattacaCGGACGCACTGTACAAATGTATGTAATCCTTTTTACAATTTGGATTCGGAAGGGACTAACAAGTCCTGCAAAAGTCTGGTCCTACCAAACGGTTGTCACTGTGCAGCATGTTGAAGAGGCTAGCTGTTGTATGCTGACCGTGGAACGGAATAATTCAACGGTGTCTCTGTTATCCCCACTCTTCCACTCCGTTAGCTGTCACACTATAGATCATGAGCCCTATTGCAAGTTTGCAACCTAGACCGTCTCTGATTCTCcagttctcttcctcttcctcttccaggCATTGATGGGCGCCGCTTCCGCTCTCTTCCTCTTCGTCCTCGTTATCACGGGCAAGGCCGCCACACTAGGAATCACCAACCAATGCTCCTACACCGTGTGGCCGGCCGTCGTGCCGGGAGGTGGCCGGCAGCTCGATCCAGGGGAGGCATGGGTGCTGGACGTCCCCGCCGGCAACACATCCGGCCGCGTCTGGGCACGGACGGGCTGCACGTTCCATGGCGAAGGTAACGTGTCGTCGTGCCAAACTGGTGACTGCGGCGGCTTGCTCGCCTGCACAGCCTATGGCCGGCCGCCCAGCACGCTCGGTGAGTTCGCGTTTGGCGGCCTCAACGCCGTGGATTCCTTCGACATCTCCTTCATGGACGGCTTCAACGTGCCCATGGACTTCCTGCCGGTGCCGGTTCAGGTTCAAGGAAGGGCAGGGTGCGTCAAGGGGCCGCGCTGTCCAGCCAACATCACATCGCAGTGCCCAACAGAGCTGAAGGCTCCGGGGGGTTGTAACAGTGCATGCAGGGTGTTGAAGCAGGACAAATACTGCTGTACCGGGAGCGCGGCACACAATTGCAGCACCACCAACTACTCGGTCTTCTTTAAGAAGATGTGCCCAGATGCCTACAGCTACCCCAAGGATGATCCCAGCAGCACTTTCAGTTGCCCGACGGGCACCAACTACCAGGTCGTCTTTTGTCCCCTGATGAATCAAGCAATGTCGCCTCCAGCTGAAAGTCCCGTGGCTCTGCCTGCGCCTATTGGGCCAACAAGCATGAAACCAAAATCCTCCACTGTAACAAGAGTTGTGACAATTCTAGCTCCTGTAGGCAGCTTCATTTTGCttaccgtcgtcttcctcctcgcctacTTTATATGTAAGCGGAGAACACATAGACAAcatgagatggaggaggaggaagagtttgGGGAGCTACAAGGAACACCAATCAGGTTCACATATCAACAGCTAAAAGCAGCAACCGAGCAATTTGCAGACAAGCTAGGGGAAGGAGGATTTGGGTCTGTTTTCAAGGGAAAATTTGGGGATGAAATGATTGCAGTAAAACGTTTGGATCGAGCTGGTCAGGGCAAAAGAGAATTTTCTGCAGAGGTTCAGACAATTGGCAGGATTCATCATATTAATCTGGTGAGTTTGATTGGTTTCTGTGCAGAGAAATCCTATAGGCTCCTGGTGTATGAGTATATGCACAAAGGATCCTTGGATAGATGGATCTATTGTCGACATGACAACGATGCTCCTCCTTTGGATTGGAGCATCCGGTGCAAAATTATCACTCACATAGCTAAGGGTCTCTCTTATCTTCACGAGGAGTGCACAAAACGGATTGCTCATTTGGATGTCAAACCACAAAACATCCTCTTAGATGATGAATTCAATGCTAAACTTTCTGATTTTGGACTATGCAAGCTCATTGATAGGGATATGAGCCAGGTGGTTACTAGAATGAGAGGCACACCTGGATATTTAGCTCCTGAATGGTTAACATCGCAAATCACAGAAAAGGCTGACGTCTACAGCTTTGGTGTTGTGGTCATGGAAGTCATCAGCGGAAGAAAGAACCTCGACACTTCCCGGTCAGAAGAGAGCATCCATCTTATTACCCTATTGGAGGAAAAGGTTAAAAACGACCACTTGGTAGATTTGATTGGCAGGAACAGCAACGACATGCAAGCACATAAGCAGGATGCAATTCAGATGATGAAGCTCGCGATGTGGTGTTTGCAGATTGATTGCCAAAGAAGGCCTAAAATGTCTGAGGTGGTCAAGGTCTTGGAAGGTGCCATGAGTGCAGACAACAATATTGATCATAACTTTGTTGTTGCTAGGAATGTGATCTCCTCAGTTCCACCTCTATCTTCACATGTATCGGGGCCCAACTGAAATGAGGCAATTCTGGAAAGATAGGCAATTAGATAATGGGCAGGACAGGAGATTTTCTTATGTAAATCAAAAGCCATGATATGTTGTATTTTTTGTCAGATTACTACAACCTGAAGCCGCTCAGCTTTAACTAATTCCGTTGTAATTTCTTTGTCCAGTTACCTCTGTTTCGGGTTACTTTAGAAACTTGAAATTAATAGCATGTCCAAAAATGTTACTGAAGAAAGCAGATAAATGCGCAGAATTGAAGTGGTTTTAAGTTCTACAAAATTTGCACTGCTATTTTTTTTTTACGAAGTTAGGTGATGTACTTAAAGTTTGTAAGCATAAGAAGATGTCACGGTTTCCTCAATGAAAAAGATTTCAAGGATGGCTTAAATCTTTCGAATTAGAAGAACTGCTAAATGGCAAATTACATTGGGAATCTGCTCTCCCTGCACCACTCCAGATAACTTAGTTTGATGGGCACCTTTTTAGTTCCACTTGAAATTTAGAGGATTTTGCGATAACCTCCATCAGAATATTTAAGGTTTTGGGCTGGCAAAGCAATGTGCAGGGGATGAAATTAAGCATCACTGCACTGGCTGCAGCTAAACCATTTTCTTGGAACTTTGGACAATAAACTACGATTCAGATGTTCAAAGCTATGAAATGCTTTTGCTGGAACTAGAACTGGAGCTAAAAGGGAAACTATGCCTCTGAAGCCATTTGTTCCAATTCTGGGCCAGCCGATGCACCAAAGTTAGGGAATGTACAACTATATACTACTCCCtgtgttcctaaatatttgtttgTTCAGTTCTCCACAACAACAAGTATcgtggtacagagggagtatcacATTTGATTTTCTATTCAATTAGCGTTTGTGTTGTATAGTAAGTTGTAACCATCGACCAGTATAATGTGATGACATTACATCAGAGCAACCAATAATGTGTACAAGACGCCACTGCAGCTCGTAATGACTTATCCTTGTCCTTCAGATGCCATACTTGTGTAGTTGGTCGTCGTTCCTATGGAATGGAAGATCTGATATATGATATGAGCTGCCCCCC
Coding sequences within:
- the LOC123439152 gene encoding PR5-like receptor kinase — translated: MGAASALFLFVLVITGKAATLGITNQCSYTVWPAVVPGGGRQLDPGEAWVLDVPAGNTSGRVWARTGCTFHGEGNVSSCQTGDCGGLLACTAYGRPPSTLGEFAFGGLNAVDSFDISFMDGFNVPMDFLPVPVQVQGRAGCVKGPRCPANITSQCPTELKAPGGCNSACRVLKQDKYCCTGSAAHNCSTTNYSVFFKKMCPDAYSYPKDDPSSTFSCPTGTNYQVVFCPLMNQAMSPPAESPVALPAPIGPTSMKPKSSTVTRVVTILAPVGSFILLTVVFLLAYFICKRRTHRQHEMEEEEEFGELQGTPIRFTYQQLKAATEQFADKLGEGGFGSVFKGKFGDEMIAVKRLDRAGQGKREFSAEVQTIGRIHHINLVSLIGFCAEKSYRLLVYEYMHKGSLDRWIYCRHDNDAPPLDWSIRCKIITHIAKGLSYLHEECTKRIAHLDVKPQNILLDDEFNAKLSDFGLCKLIDRDMSQVVTRMRGTPGYLAPEWLTSQITEKADVYSFGVVVMEVISGRKNLDTSRSEESIHLITLLEEKVKNDHLVDLIGRNSNDMQAHKQDAIQMMKLAMWCLQIDCQRRPKMSEVVKVLEGAMSADNNIDHNFVVARNVISSVPPLSSHVSGPN